The segment CCCCGCATCCTCGGCGCGTCGACGCAAGGCGGCGTTCAACGTTTCATCGATGCCTAACGCCGCGACGTGCGCGCCTCCCGCAGCCATTCGCAAGACGACAGACGCACCTATTCCCGATGTTCCCGTGACGAGGGCGATTTTGTTGTCGAGATCATGGCTCATTGCGTGGACTCCGTCGTCGTTATCAAGGTCGCGCGGATCGCGCACCAAAGATCTTACGTTAGAGCGTGGTCCCATCAAGCGTCAACTTGTCGTTCGGGAGCGATTCGTGCATCCACGGCACGCGTAGCGAATGGATGGAAAGCACGTAGAGCATCGCATGCTCGTCGTACGAATAATCAAAATCAAACATACGAGGCGTCAATGGCTGCACAAAGCCCAAGGAGAAGAGACGAATGCGACTTCGTACGATGGGGAATGACACCCTCAGCACGATACATCTGAAGGAACGAGCGCGAAGATCGAAGATTCGAGCGCTTGTCTTCGTCACGCTGACGTGCTGGCTCAATGCCGCATTCCCGGCGGCGCAAGAAAAAACGCATACGCACACACACGCGCACGAGCGCGCGCAGAAGCATGCGCGTCATAGCCAGGAAAACGTGAATGCGACAGCAAAAGCGGCAGCCGCGGAACCCGTGAATCTCGACCGCTCCGGCAAGGAACGCAAGGGCAAGGCTTCGTATTACGGCCGAAACTTCTACAAGAAGAAAATGGCCGACGGTACGCCGATGAATCCGCAATCCAATTCGGCGGCAAGCAAGACGCTTCCGCTCGGTACGAAAGCGCGCGTGACGAATCTGGAGAACGGCAATAGCGACGTAGTCGAGATCAGGGATCGCGGTCCTTACGTGAAAGACCGGATCGTGGATGTATCGCCGAAAACCGCCGATAAGCTCGGCTTGAAGGAAAACGGCACCGCGCCCGTCGAAGTCAAACCCGTGGAAGTTCCACAGGCCGATGGTACGGTGAAGCCGGGCGCAGGCGCGACTTCCTCTAACTGAACCGGCGCGCGATCATCGGCGTAATGAAGATCGCGCGCGCGGCATCAAAAGTCCGCAGTCACCGACATCAGCAACGTACGCGGTTTTCCCATTGTCAGATAGGCGCCCGTCGTCGACGACCAGTACGATTTGTTCGTCACGTTTTCAACCGTGGCGCGCAGCGTCGTTACGTGCTTGAACACGGTCGTCGTATAGCGCGCGCCGAGATCGAAGCGGTCCCACGCGGGTATCGATAAATGGTTGGCCGCGTCCAGATACTGATTGCTCGTGTGGATCCACGCCGCGTTGAACGTCAGGCCGGGCACCCAAGGCAGATCGTATTCGCCGCCCAAATTGAAGAGATAACTCGGCACACCAATGGGCCGATAACCATCGGTTGCGCCGCCGTTCGTATCGAGTTGCTTCGCGTTCAGCAACGTCGCGCCCGCGAGCACGCGCACGCCCTTGAGCGGTTCGCCATACACCGACATTTCGATTCCGCGATGCCGTTGCGTTCCGTTCGTGGCGAAGATGTTGCTCGTGCTGTCCGTGTACGCCGTGGGCTGCTCGATCTGGAACAGCGCGAGCTCCGCGCCAAACCGATTCGTGTCGTACTTCGTGCCCACTTCGTATTGCTTCGTGCGGTTCGGCGAGAGCGTCTGCCCGACATTGGCGGCACCGAACGGCGCCGTCTGTCCTGCCGCGAGCGACTCGGCGCGATTCGCGAAGAGGGAGATCGTGTTGGTCGGCTTCACGACGAGACCGAAGATCGGCGTGTTGATCGACTGATCATAGGTGTTCGAGATCGCGTCCGTGCCGACCGTATAGTTGTTCTGATGCAGTTGCTGATGACGCGCGCCGATGGTGAAGAGCACGCGGTCGTTGAGAAAGCCGAGCGTATCGGATACTGCGAAACTGCGCGTGAGGATGCGGTCCGCGAGACCCGGATCGGAGAAACTGCCCGCGACGAAGCTCGTCGCCGCCGGTTCCGGCACGACGCCGCCGCCATAGAGCGTCGTCGGGAAGGGCCCGCTGAAGGCGAATGCCTCGCGGTCTTCGACGCTCGTGATGGCAAAACCCGCCGAGACGAGATGCGAGACCGGACCCGTCACGAAGCGGCCGCGCACGCCGGCTTCGCCGGACAGCGCGTCGGTGGTGCGCAATACGTCGCCGCGCGTGCTCGTGGTGCCCGTGAGCGCGTTGAAGGTCGGTGACGAATACGTGCCGTCCTCGTGTGTGCGCCGGATGCCGCCACTGGCGTATGCGGTCCATCCAGGCAAGAAGTCGTATTCCGCGCGCGCGATGCCTACCGTGTCTTCCAGCGTGCTATGCGTCCACGGCTGCGCGAAGTTGTGCGTGGCGGACAGCGGCTCGGGCACCACGTCGCCCGTGACGGAAACCGTCGAGCGGCCCTGGTCGATGTTCTTGCGCTGATAAAGGAAATCGCCATACAGCCGCAGCTTGTCGCCGCGCCAGTCGAGCGAAACGGCGGTGGTCTGGTTATGGCGGAACTCGTCGTCGATGCTGGTTTCGCCGCCGTCTATCGAGCCATTCACGCGAACGCCGAACTGTCCTTCGCTGCCGA is part of the Caballeronia sp. TF1N1 genome and harbors:
- a CDS encoding TonB-dependent siderophore receptor; protein product: MSATALSRPRVRKVYAAVLRLFVCAVLPASLSVTARAQTEPQASPANADTALPAVNVRGVAETLPGDFEPAYAGGQVARGAQFGVLGSQKLIDVPFSMTSYTAKAIEDSQARTIGDLLAHDPAVRPAYGFGNFSEVFVIRGFQLNGDDISLNGLYGITPRQLVSPDVLERVDVFKGANAFLNGASPTGSAIGGGINLELKRADDKPLTRVTVDGSASGQIGTHVDVGRRFGSEGQFGVRVNGSIDGGETSIDDEFRHNQTTAVSLDWRGDKLRLYGDFLYQRKNIDQGRSTVSVTGDVVPEPLSATHNFAQPWTHSTLEDTVGIARAEYDFLPGWTAYASGGIRRTHEDGTYSSPTFNALTGTTSTRGDVLRTTDALSGEAGVRGRFVTGPVSHLVSAGFAITSVEDREAFAFSGPFPTTLYGGGVVPEPAATSFVAGSFSDPGLADRILTRSFAVSDTLGFLNDRVLFTIGARHQQLHQNNYTVGTDAISNTYDQSINTPIFGLVVKPTNTISLFANRAESLAAGQTAPFGAANVGQTLSPNRTKQYEVGTKYDTNRFGAELALFQIEQPTAYTDSTSNIFATNGTQRHRGIEMSVYGEPLKGVRVLAGATLLNAKQLDTNGGATDGYRPIGVPSYLFNLGGEYDLPWVPGLTFNAAWIHTSNQYLDAANHLSIPAWDRFDLGARYTTTVFKHVTTLRATVENVTNKSYWSSTTGAYLTMGKPRTLLMSVTADF
- a CDS encoding septal ring lytic transglycosylase RlpA family protein, which produces MRLRTMGNDTLSTIHLKERARRSKIRALVFVTLTCWLNAAFPAAQEKTHTHTHAHERAQKHARHSQENVNATAKAAAAEPVNLDRSGKERKGKASYYGRNFYKKKMADGTPMNPQSNSAASKTLPLGTKARVTNLENGNSDVVEIRDRGPYVKDRIVDVSPKTADKLGLKENGTAPVEVKPVEVPQADGTVKPGAGATSSN